One window of Triticum dicoccoides isolate Atlit2015 ecotype Zavitan chromosome 5A, WEW_v2.0, whole genome shotgun sequence genomic DNA carries:
- the LOC119299894 gene encoding protein MEI2-like 6, which translates to MAILDQHCAEENKLRCRPRGGGAAVAKSEYDFLYLPIDFRTKCNKGYAFVNMTTPTAARRLYAFLHGHHWAGCAKVCEVVHAHIQGVDALAAHFSRSLFPCGNNKEFLPVRFGPPRDGLRQTAERTIGCAVVRRRLS; encoded by the exons ATGGCCATCTTGGACCAGCATTGCGCGGAGGAGAACAAGCTTCGATGTCGACCCCGaggcggcggcgccgccgtcgcGAAGTCGGAGTACGACTTCCTATACCTTCCAATCGATTTTAG GACAAAATGCAACAAAGGCTACGCGTTCGTCAACATGACGACGCCGACGGCCGCACGGCGGCTCTACGCGTTCCTCCACGGCCACCACTGGGCGGGCTGCGCCAAGGTCTGCGAGGTCGTGCACGCCCACATCCAG GGAGTGGACGCGCTGGCGGCGCACTTCTCCCGCTCGCTATTCCCATGTGGCAACAACAAGGAGTTCCTGCCGGTGCGGTTCGGGCCTCCCAGGGACGGCCTCCGGCAGACGGCGGAGCGCACCATCGGCTGTGCGGTGGTCCGTCGTCGCCTCAGCTGA
- the LOC119299895 gene encoding protein MEI2-like 6: protein MTAYSTSLLHPAAPGTGPVAFSPFQLCSAAPFALPLCCPFPPHYLYPPPPLPPSCGLAVGCDGWLAPMGSAYTVGVPALPFLPWLHMPPPPPFPMVLYYNPALKPLLPATRCSITEIVEDGNVEPPMAEVEDEPSPCSVLALWRRSAALPPPSSGVAGSKPPFDGRSKKTSVMICNIPNSFMLVLPIFLVSCFNLAEVLDCTDVLDCCFKFIFSPLEGNEG from the coding sequence ATGACTGCCTACTCAACCTCGCTCCTGCACCCTGCCGCTCCTGGGACCGGTCCCGTGGCCTTCTCCCCCTTTCAGCTCTGTTCCGCGGCTCCATTCGCCCTGCCGCTGTGCTGTCCCTTCCCGCCGCACTACCTGTACCCACCTCCCCCGCTGCCGCCTTCGTGCGGGCTGGCTGTCGGGTGCGACGGCTGGCTCGCTCCGATGGGTAGTGCCTACACCGTGGGGGTGCCCGCGTTACCGTTCTTGCCTTGGCTGCACATGCCCCCTCCGCCGCCTTTTCCGATGGTGCTGTACTACAACCCGGCCCTCAAGCCGCTGCTGCCGGCGACGCGCTGCAGCATCACGGAGATCGTAGAAGACGGCAACGTCGAGCCCCCGATGGCAGAGGTGGAAGACGAGCCCTCCCCTTGCTCGGTCCTCGCgctctggaggaggagcgcggcgcTTCCGCCTCCGTCTTCCGGCGTCGCAGGCAGCAAACCACCCTTCGACGGAAGGAGCAAGAAGACATCCGTCATGATCTGCAACATCCCCAATAGTTTCATGTTAGTACTTCCTATATTTCTTGTTTCTTGCTTCAATCTTGCTGAGGTTCTTGATTGTACGGATGTTCTTGATTGTTGCTTCAAGTTTATTTTTTCTCCTCTCGAAGGAAACGAAGGTTGA